In Cyanobacteriota bacterium, one genomic interval encodes:
- the ruvA gene encoding Holliday junction branch migration protein RuvA, whose product MIGYLRGTIASVQKAGNRVTITLDVHNVGYDIQVVPRLVQTLPEVGTVLQIFTHQQVRDDQIALYGFSSGAERDLFKQLLTVSGIGPQVAIALLDTFTLPDLVQAIVSGNTRLLARSPGVGTKTAERITLELRSKLVEWRQQSGLLSTPLAGPTIAIQEDVELTLLALGYTTTEIQQALQAVGQSTALPKNASAEEWIRLAIAWLSQ is encoded by the coding sequence ATGATTGGTTACCTGCGGGGAACGATCGCATCTGTACAAAAAGCAGGGAATCGAGTCACCATAACGCTGGATGTTCATAATGTTGGGTATGACATCCAAGTTGTACCTCGTTTGGTGCAGACTTTGCCAGAAGTTGGTACCGTTCTCCAGATTTTTACCCACCAGCAAGTTCGGGATGACCAGATTGCACTCTATGGCTTTAGTTCTGGAGCAGAGCGGGATCTGTTCAAACAGCTATTGACCGTTAGTGGCATTGGGCCACAAGTTGCGATCGCGTTGCTGGATACTTTTACATTGCCAGATTTGGTGCAAGCCATTGTTTCAGGCAATACACGCCTGCTGGCACGATCGCCTGGGGTTGGGACTAAAACGGCTGAACGCATTACCCTAGAGCTGCGCAGCAAGCTAGTTGAGTGGCGACAGCAATCAGGGCTGCTCTCTACCCCACTAGCAGGGCCTACGATTGCGATTCAAGAAGATGTAGAATTGACACTACTGGCTCTCGGTTATACAACAACTGAGATTCAGCAGGCATTGCAAGCTGTAGGACAGTCCACAGCCCTGCCCAAGAATGCAAGTGCTGAAGAATGGATTCGTCTGGCGATTGCTTGGTTGAGTCAATGA
- the rpsO gene encoding 30S ribosomal protein S15, translated as MALLQERKHKIIHEYQLHETDTGSADVQVAILTERITRLSEHLKTNKKDNTSRRGLLKMIGQRKHLLAYINQKDPARYKALIERLGIRG; from the coding sequence ATGGCTTTGCTACAGGAACGCAAACACAAAATCATTCACGAGTATCAACTCCATGAGACAGACACTGGCTCTGCCGATGTTCAGGTTGCAATCCTGACTGAGCGCATTACCCGTTTGAGTGAACACCTGAAAACCAATAAAAAAGACAACACATCTCGTCGGGGACTACTCAAAATGATTGGTCAACGTAAACATTTACTGGCCTATATTAACCAGAAGGATCCCGCTCGCTACAAGGCTTTGATTGAGCGTCTTGGTATTCGTGGTTAG
- a CDS encoding PAM68 family protein, translating to MATDQTSNSSDRQRLPFEPASGRKKGKSQAGDKQVVAEKRASAPSGTTASSGSQRSQSNSLQERAKQILGKTASPAEATDAQADRAVGIPEVVSRRMVSRMVVLCGIPSIMGILVFVISYQLVSHGWFALPNVAVLLVSMGCFGLGVVGLSYGALSASWEEDTPGSLVGISEFLVNFKRMTDAWAVARERRRAAKSSPES from the coding sequence ATGGCTACCGATCAAACGTCCAATTCCAGCGATCGTCAACGCCTTCCCTTTGAACCAGCTAGCGGGCGCAAGAAGGGTAAGAGCCAAGCTGGCGACAAACAAGTAGTTGCTGAAAAGCGGGCTTCTGCTCCATCAGGGACAACAGCTAGCTCTGGCTCCCAGCGATCACAGTCCAATTCATTGCAAGAGCGAGCCAAACAGATTCTAGGCAAGACCGCTTCTCCAGCAGAGGCAACTGATGCTCAAGCAGATCGGGCCGTTGGCATTCCAGAGGTGGTGTCTCGTCGGATGGTAAGCCGCATGGTTGTTCTTTGTGGCATTCCTTCGATAATGGGTATTTTGGTGTTTGTAATTTCCTATCAGTTAGTTAGTCACGGATGGTTTGCATTACCCAATGTGGCAGTGCTTTTAGTGAGTATGGGCTGTTTTGGTCTAGGCGTAGTGGGTTTGAGCTATGGTGCTCTTTCAGCGTCCTGGGAAGAGGATACTCCTGGTAGTTTGGTTGGAATTTCGGAATTTTTAGTTAATTTCAAACGCATGACAGATGCTTGGGCGGTAGCACGAGAGCGTCGTCGAGCCGCTAAATCTTCACCAGAATCCTAG
- a CDS encoding photosystem II reaction center protein Ycf12, translated as MEFFTNFISAVNWEVIAQLTFVSLIMLSGPVVIFLLAVRGGDL; from the coding sequence ATGGAGTTTTTTACAAATTTTATTAGTGCAGTGAATTGGGAAGTTATTGCCCAGTTGACATTTGTATCCTTGATTATGCTTTCTGGCCCAGTGGTTATTTTCTTGCTGGCGGTGCGGGGCGGTGATCTGTAA